The following proteins are co-located in the Microplitis demolitor isolate Queensland-Clemson2020A chromosome 3, iyMicDemo2.1a, whole genome shotgun sequence genome:
- the LOC103574579 gene encoding endocuticle structural glycoprotein SgAbd-1-like, producing MKVLFAFLGLATIVSAQLKYPQYNPDYYGRRYAILRQNHDQNIDGSYAYSYDTENGISVAEQGSRKNLGVGGEAEVVRGQYSYTAPDGTPILVTYVADENGFQAAGAHLPTPPPIPVAIQRALAHNAAHPEEEEPYNRRYYGQKK from the exons ATGAAAGTACTC TTTGCATTTTTGGGTTTGGCGACAATCGTTAGCGCGCAATTGAAATATCCTCAATATAATCCAGATTACTATGGACGTCGGTACGCAATTCTTCGGCAAAACCACGATCAAAATATCGACGGTTCTTATGCCtacag TTACGACACGGAGAATGGTATATCTGTAGCAGAGCAAGGGAGCCGAAAAAACTTAGGCGTGGGAGGTGAGGCCGAAGTGGTAAGAGGTCAATACAGTTACACAGCCCCAGACGGTACTCCGATCTTAGTGACTTACGTGGCGGATGAGAATGGATTTCAAGCGGCCGGTGCCCACCTGCCAACACCACCACCCATACCCGTCGCTATCCAACGAGCCTTGGCCCACAATGCGGCCCATCCCGAAGAGGAAGAGCCGTACAACCGAAGATACTACGGCCAGAAAAAGTAA
- the LOC103574525 gene encoding endocuticle structural glycoprotein ABD-4 produces the protein MKFLIISLAVIAAVSAQQYNQQNQQPIAIVRQSQDSSPDGSYQYSYETENGISVDEQGQPAAQGPDGAAVVAQGGYQYVGDDGVTYQVRYTADETGFHPEGAHLPVAPPIPEAIARALEYIRTHPQPQEQ, from the exons aTGAAGTTTCTT ataatttcaTTGGCTGTCATTGCCGCAGTATCTGCACAGCAATACAACCAGCAGAACCAGCAGCCGATTGCGATCGTAAGACAATCCCAAGATTCTTCCCCCGATGGTTCTTACCAGTACAGCTACGAAACTGAAAATGGCATCAGCGTTGACGAACAAGGACAACCCGCTGCACAAGGACCAGATGGAGCAGCTGTTGTCGCTCAAGGAGGGTACCAATACGTCGGTGATGACGGTGTTACTTACCAAGTGAGATACACCGCTGACGAGACTGGATTCCACCCAGAAGGTGCTCATCTTCCAGTGGCTCCTCCAATCCCAGAAGCTATCGCTCGTGCTCTTGAGTACATCCGCACCCACCCCCAACCACAAGAACAATAA
- the LOC103574526 gene encoding endocuticle structural glycoprotein ABD-4, with amino-acid sequence MKFLVVAFALVAVAAAQHQHVTPVPIAILRQSHDQSPEGAYQYSYDTEHGIHVDEQGQPGPVGEEGTPAIVARGSFSYTGPDGTPYQVTYTADETGFHPEGAHLPVAPPVPEEILRALDYNAAHPEENEGTLSGSFQPGSSVKTVPTPQVSQGFAKPNFGRRF; translated from the exons ATGAAATTCCTT gtcgTTGCCTTTGCTTTGGTAGCAGTAGCTGCTGCTCAACACCAACATGTCACACCAGTGCCTATTGCCATTTTACGTCAGTCCCACGATCAATCGCCCGAGGGCGCTTACCAATACAGCTACGATACCGAGCACGGAATCCACGTTGATGAACAAGGACAGCCTGGACCAGTAGGCGAAGAAGGAACTCCAGCAATCGTCGCCCGTGGATCATTCAGCTACACCGGCCCTGACGGTACACCCTACCAAGTTACTTACACCGCTGACGAGACTGGATTCCACCCAGAAGGTGCTCATCTTCCAGTGGCTCCTCCAGTACCTGAAGAAATCCTCCGCGCTCTTGACTACAACGCAGCTCACCCTGAAGAAAACGAAGGTACTTTGAGCGGTAGCTTCCAACCAGGAAGTTCTGTCAAAACTGTTCCAACTCCTCAAGTATCCCAGGGTTTCGCTAAACCCAACTTCGGCCGCCGgttctaa